The DNA sequence TCAGAGCGGGCGCCCGTTCACGCCCGGCTTCCGCCCGGGTGTCGACGCCGATGCGGGAGGCTCGGGGACCGATCCGGCGTTCGTGGATGGGGCCCTCGCCGGGATGTCGGACATCATCGGCGAGTGGGACTGTCTGCGCGACGCCGAGGACGCGTTCGTGGAACGCAACTCATGCCGTGCAGCGGCCGTCCACGCACTCGATATCGGTGCGGCTCTCACGGTGCTCCGGTGGGGCGGAGCCGCGGCCGCGATCACGCTCGATGCATTCAACGTGTTCGACAGCTGGCATGAGCAGCCGGATGCTGCTCTCTACCTCATCGACCCGGCCGGCACCCTCACGTCCGATCCCGTCGCCCGTACCGTCGACGTTCCGTTGCTCGTCAACTCCGAATTCGGCAAGCCGCTCGCGCGGCGCCATTCCGGCCGCCGGCTTCGTCTCGGTCTTTCGCTGAACTGGTAATCGAATGCGTAGCAAAGTGCTGTCCCTGCTGTCCGTGGTGGCTCTTACCGCCCTCGCCGCCTGCAAAGACGGTGATCCGACGTCGATCGACGAACGCACCGGCGCGGTGGCCGGCGGCGCGTTCATCGACCGTGACCTCAATGGCGCATTCACCGCCGGTGACGCTCCCGCGGGCGGCGTCGTTGTCGGCCTGCTCCTGGAGGCGACCGGTGACACCATGGAAACGGCGATCACGGAAGCGGATGGCTCCTTCCTGATCGATCGGGTGGCGATCGGGCAGTATCGGCTCGTCGCCCGGCGCGGCGCGACGCTCGGCGATACGGTCGAGGTGCTTGCCATAAGCAATGCCACCTTCTCCGTGACGGCGGCGGACACGGTCGTGCGCGTGATTCCGCTCGGGTATCCCACGGTCACCGTGGCCGCCGCCCGCGCTCTGCCTGCCGGCCGCCGCGTCATGGTCACGGGCATCGCGCTCAACACCTGGACCGCGTTTGCCGATTCGACCGTGCACCTGCGCGACGCGTCCGGATCCATCCGCGCTGTGCGCACATCGCCCTCACCGCTCCAGGCGGGTGACAGCATCCGGATCTTCGGCACCACCGCGCTCGACAACGGGCAGGCCGTCCTGGCCGATGCCTCCGTGCGCCTGCTGTCCCCGGCCGTCGGCGTTCCCGCGCCCGACTCCGTGGGAACCGGCGTTGCCGCAACGGCCGATGGCGGCGCTCGCGCCGATGGTCAGGTCCGCATCGCGGGCGCGACGATCCTCGACACCACTTCGGTCGCGGGTGACCGGGTGCTGGGCGTCGACGACGGATCCGGCCGCCTCGAGGTGGTCCTCGACCGCAATGTGCAGTTCGACGCCGGCCCCTGGGTGCCCGGCGCCAGATTTCATGGCTCCGGCGTGCTGGTGCCGGATACTGCGGGCGGCTGGCAGCTGAAGCCCCGCCACCGCACGGAGGCCTCCGTCACGTTCCCCAGCATGACCATCGCCGCCGCGCGCGCCACCACTGCGGGTCTGCGGGTCGTCGTCGAAGGGATTGCTCTGAACGGCTGGTTCGCGTTCGCCGACTCCACCGTACATATCGCCGACGCGACGGGCGCGATCCGGGGCGTCAGGGTGCTGGGCTTCGTCGGCCCCGGTGACTCGATCCGACTCAGCGGTACCGTGGCCACGCGCAACGGTCAGCCCGTGCTCTCGAATGCTACCGTTGCCCTCCTGAGCGCCGCGGTCGGACTGCCGGCTCTCGATTCGGTGTCCACCTCCACCGCCGCTTCCGCGCAGGGCGGCGTTCGCGATGCGGGCCAGGTCCGCATCGGCGGGTCCATCACGGGCACGCAGAACCTCCCGAGCGGCGATGTCATCCTCACCGTCAATGACGGCTCCGGCGCCGTGCAGGTCCTCTTCGACAGGGACATCGCCTTCAACCCGGGGCCGTACCAGCCCGGTGCACTGCTGCGCGCATCGGGCGTGCTCGTCCCGACCGGAACCGGGACCTGGCAGCTCAAGCCACGCAGCCGCGATGACGCCACCGCGTTCTACCCGACCGTCACCGTCGCGGGCGCGCGCGCGCTCCAGCCCGGTCAGACCGCGTACGTCGCGGGGATGGCGCTCAACGGCACGAACACGTTTGGCGACAGCACCGTGCACGTGCAGGATGCTTCCGGGGCCATCCGCTTCACCACGGTCCCCGGCGCGCCCCCGATCCTGGCCGGGTACGCCGTCACGATCCTCGGCACGGCCGGTGTCCTCAACGGCACCCCGATCATGAGAGCGTCATCGGTCTCGCAGGTGAGCGTGGGAACACTCCCCGCCCCGGATTCAGTCTCCACCGCCACGGCCGCTTCCGCCCAGGGCGGCACCCGGGACGCCGGCCAGGTGGCGGTTTCCGGAACCATCGTGGCCGCCGTCACCGTGGGCAGCGACATCCTCCTGGCCATCACGGACGGGACCGGCACCCTCGAGGTGGTGCTCGATGCGGCGGTGGGATTCAACAGCGCCGCGTATCAGGTCGGCGACAGCATCCGCGCCCGGGGTGTCCTGGTGCCGAAGACAACGGGCACCGTGTGGCAGCTCAAACCGAGGGCCGTCAACGAGGTAGCGGTAAATTGAGCCAGCTGACGCAGGCGGCGGTAAACTGATGTCTACTTCCTGCCGCGGTGGATCCACACCAAGCGTTGGCCTCGCACTACACTTGTTCACGAGGCGATGCTGGATTGCACCTATTTATCGACTGTATAACAGGATGTATCGCATGTCGAGGGTCGTGCCAGGTATGTGGCCCGCCATGTGCAAAGACAGATGTCGTCGAATAATACGGGTAGAGTTCGTGGGCGACTGCTCGACCTCGCGAGCGTCCACTTTCGCAAGGTGAGATGAGCAGCACGATCCTGAAGGGGTCCTCGAGAGGACCTGCAAATGTGGCCTCGGCAGATGCGGGCTGGCGCAGTCTGGGCTGGTTCGGGTTCTTCATGGCCGCGATCGGGCTGGGGCAGCTGGCGCTGTACTTCTTCCCGGCGACGGGGTTCGGCTCGCCCGAATGGGAATACGGGGCATCGGCCCAGATGATCGGAGCCCTGCCGCTTCCCACGGTGGGACTCGCAGCGCTGATCGCGGCCGCATTCGCGACCGGCAGCAGGCGGGGTTTGATCGGGCTCAGCATCGTGTTCGTGCTGCTGGGACTCGTGGTGTTCGCGGCGCTGGCGCTGTTCTGGTCGGTGGCGCCGATGGCGATGAGGGCGACGCCCGAAGCGGCGGACAGTGCGATCCAGCAGACGATCGCTCGGACGACCCTCTCGGGATTGGGTTTCGGTCTGTTGTACATGTGGGCGGCATTCGTCGCCATGAGGCAGGCAAGACGGTTTTCACGGAGAGCAGTAAATGCGTAAAATCATG is a window from the Longimicrobiales bacterium genome containing:
- a CDS encoding OB-fold nucleic acid binding domain-containing protein, with translation MRSKVLSLLSVVALTALAACKDGDPTSIDERTGAVAGGAFIDRDLNGAFTAGDAPAGGVVVGLLLEATGDTMETAITEADGSFLIDRVAIGQYRLVARRGATLGDTVEVLAISNATFSVTAADTVVRVIPLGYPTVTVAAARALPAGRRVMVTGIALNTWTAFADSTVHLRDASGSIRAVRTSPSPLQAGDSIRIFGTTALDNGQAVLADASVRLLSPAVGVPAPDSVGTGVAATADGGARADGQVRIAGATILDTTSVAGDRVLGVDDGSGRLEVVLDRNVQFDAGPWVPGARFHGSGVLVPDTAGGWQLKPRHRTEASVTFPSMTIAAARATTAGLRVVVEGIALNGWFAFADSTVHIADATGAIRGVRVLGFVGPGDSIRLSGTVATRNGQPVLSNATVALLSAAVGLPALDSVSTSTAASAQGGVRDAGQVRIGGSITGTQNLPSGDVILTVNDGSGAVQVLFDRDIAFNPGPYQPGALLRASGVLVPTGTGTWQLKPRSRDDATAFYPTVTVAGARALQPGQTAYVAGMALNGTNTFGDSTVHVQDASGAIRFTTVPGAPPILAGYAVTILGTAGVLNGTPIMRASSVSQVSVGTLPAPDSVSTATAASAQGGTRDAGQVAVSGTIVAAVTVGSDILLAITDGTGTLEVVLDAAVGFNSAAYQVGDSIRARGVLVPKTTGTVWQLKPRAVNEVAVN